In Companilactobacillus allii, one genomic interval encodes:
- a CDS encoding transcriptional regulator, producing MKRLIEDILRDYPLVDQYIKDREQELMHPVRDNDENIGGGKSGKISKPQEQMIITLEEDRRLNQLKKQRDVVEECLDNSSDNTKNIIKELYFRKYPRYQMEGLIDNHIIYCNRSQAFKLRNEFIEQIAKELNIFI from the coding sequence TTGAAACGATTAATTGAGGACATATTGAGAGACTATCCATTGGTTGATCAATACATTAAAGACAGAGAGCAAGAGTTGATGCATCCCGTTCGTGATAACGATGAGAATATCGGTGGTGGCAAGTCTGGAAAGATATCTAAACCACAAGAACAGATGATTATCACATTGGAAGAGGATAGGCGTTTGAATCAACTTAAGAAACAGCGTGATGTCGTTGAAGAGTGCCTAGATAATTCCAGTGACAATACTAAGAACATCATCAAGGAACTTTATTTTAGAAAATATCCGCGTTATCAAATGGAGGGATTAATTGATAATCACATCATTTACTGCAATAGATCACAGGCGTTTAAGTTGAGAAATGAATTTATTGAGCAAATTGCAAAGGAATTAAATATTTTTATCTAA
- a CDS encoding helix-turn-helix domain-containing protein: MENEKPSYYSILTAEVRYDSEITYFEKILYSEITALSNKYGYCTATNNYFKSLYGKSIGTVSRSINHLKSRGFLTVEIIRNGKEIKSRKIYPIAKNVNTPITKNEYTPTQKTQKGIPKNRKGNNTSNNSTSNNNSHKSKDHDINDENYKLANYLMERIKANNPNIKEPNLQNWSDSIRLMHERDNRDYQNIKNMIDWSQSNDFWSTVILSAVKLRKQYDQMFAQMSKKKKIPHKSYDYDLPY; this comes from the coding sequence TAACATATTTTGAAAAAATTTTATACAGCGAAATTACAGCACTTAGTAATAAATATGGTTATTGCACGGCTACTAATAATTACTTTAAAAGTCTTTATGGTAAATCGATTGGAACTGTCTCAAGAAGTATTAATCATTTGAAATCTAGAGGCTTTTTAACGGTTGAAATCATTCGTAATGGCAAAGAAATTAAATCAAGAAAAATTTACCCTATTGCCAAAAATGTTAATACCCCTATAACCAAAAATGAGTATACCCCTACTCAAAAAACGCAAAAGGGTATACCCAAAAACCGCAAAGGTAATAATACAAGTAATAATAGTACAAGTAATAATAATAGTCATAAGTCTAAAGACCATGATATTAACGATGAGAACTATAAATTGGCAAATTACTTAATGGAAAGAATTAAGGCTAACAATCCCAATATCAAGGAACCTAATTTACAGAACTGGTCTGATTCAATCAGATTGATGCATGAACGAGACAATCGGGATTATCAAAATATTAAGAACATGATTGATTGGTCGCAATCGAATGATTTTTGGTCAACAGTAATATTATCGGCTGTGAAATTACGCAAACAATATGATCAAATGTTTGCACAGATGAGTAAAAAGAAAAAAATACCTCATAAAAGTTATGATTATGATTTGCCTTACTAA
- a CDS encoding replication terminator protein: protein MSELSKDINFDLSQIADGGVQEKFSRELKKLSENILDSNTDAKAKRKITINLTYKPNDNRDAVDVIAEVKSTLAPQVGLSTTMLVGRDENTGVIAANELKSGTPGQTYFDSIDSTLKTDTGEPVDEVEENKETQSENVIDLQDKKA from the coding sequence ATGAGTGAATTAAGTAAAGATATCAACTTTGACTTATCTCAAATAGCGGATGGGGGAGTTCAAGAGAAGTTTTCCAGAGAATTAAAAAAGTTGAGTGAGAATATTCTTGACTCTAATACGGATGCCAAGGCTAAAAGAAAAATCACGATTAATTTGACGTACAAACCAAATGACAATAGGGATGCGGTCGATGTGATAGCTGAGGTTAAATCAACTTTGGCACCACAGGTAGGATTGAGTACAACCATGCTTGTTGGTCGTGACGAGAATACGGGAGTAATTGCTGCTAATGAGTTGAAGTCTGGTACCCCAGGACAAACTTATTTTGATTCAATCGATAGTACTTTGAAGACGGATACGGGGGAACCTGTTGATGAGGTAGAAGAGAATAAAGAAACGCAATCAGAAAATGTAATTGATTTACAAGACAAGAAGGCATAG
- a CDS encoding AAA family ATPase, whose translation MGIAMSRMIKEINKKHDINIDLTKIDKNRDEIQAEKSLEFTRINNRNKRRKMFKSSLVSDSNDLYSTFDDFQTDKSYQVDELNKAKNIANRIYKGEIGNFLFTGKPGLGKTMLAVSILNGLNKLDNTDLSCLFVSFEMFMELKKNSFNDKSGFIRDDIYKLEQCIKNCDVLVLDDLGSETSFENDLNVRTGSQYTQETLFRIADYRKNKTNIITTNNDGRELQNMYHPKIISRLMTKKPENFIQFNGTDQRRG comes from the coding sequence ATGGGAATAGCCATGTCACGAATGATAAAGGAGATTAATAAAAAGCATGATATTAATATTGACCTGACTAAAATTGATAAAAATCGCGATGAGATTCAAGCTGAAAAATCACTGGAATTTACTAGAATCAACAATAGAAATAAACGAAGAAAGATGTTTAAAAGCTCGCTGGTAAGTGATTCTAATGATTTATATAGTACATTTGATGATTTTCAAACTGATAAGTCATATCAAGTTGATGAACTTAATAAAGCCAAAAATATAGCAAATCGTATTTACAAGGGAGAAATTGGCAATTTTCTATTCACTGGAAAACCTGGGTTAGGCAAAACTATGCTTGCAGTAAGTATTTTGAACGGCCTAAATAAATTAGATAACACCGATTTAAGTTGTCTGTTTGTAAGTTTTGAAATGTTTATGGAGTTAAAGAAAAACAGTTTTAATGATAAGTCGGGATTCATTAGGGATGATATTTATAAGTTAGAACAGTGTATAAAAAATTGTGATGTTCTTGTACTCGATGATTTAGGAAGCGAAACCAGTTTTGAAAATGATTTAAACGTAAGAACGGGTTCACAGTATACACAAGAAACCCTATTCAGGATAGCTGACTATAGGAAGAATAAAACTAACATAATTACTACAAATAACGATGGTAGAGAACTGCAGAATATGTATCATCCCAAAATAATTAGTCGTTTAATGACTAAAAAGCCTGAGAATTTTATTCAATTTAACGGTACTGATCAAAGGAGAGGTTAA
- a CDS encoding single-stranded DNA-binding protein, protein MLNKCVLVGRLTKDVELRYTNNNDAAANFIIAVNRNFKNAQGEREADFINCVIWRKAAEIFSKYTHKGSLVAIDGRIQTRTYDNNQGQTVYVTELLVDEFSFLDSNNSDSNQSNNNNSQQRFNRNNSQNSNNYQNNNQSQFGNNSPFENGRQNNNAGNGMNDPYKSNNGGINVSDDQLPF, encoded by the coding sequence ATGCTGAATAAGTGTGTTTTAGTCGGACGATTAACTAAGGATGTTGAACTTAGATACACGAATAACAATGATGCTGCAGCAAATTTTATAATTGCGGTTAATCGAAACTTTAAGAATGCTCAAGGTGAACGTGAGGCAGATTTTATTAACTGTGTTATTTGGAGGAAAGCAGCTGAAATATTCAGTAAATATACTCACAAGGGTTCATTAGTGGCAATTGATGGTAGGATTCAAACACGAACTTACGATAATAATCAAGGTCAGACTGTTTATGTTACCGAGTTGCTCGTAGATGAGTTTTCATTTTTGGATTCAAATAATTCTGATAGTAACCAATCTAATAATAATAACAGCCAACAAAGATTTAATCGTAATAATTCTCAAAATAGCAATAATTACCAAAATAATAATCAATCGCAATTTGGGAATAATAGTCCATTTGAAAATGGTCGTCAGAACAATAATGCTGGTAATGGTATGAATGATCCATATAAATCAAATAATGGTGGGATAAATGTCAGCGATGATCAGTTGCCATTTTAA